GGGCTGAGGCGTTCCGTCGCTCGCGTCTTTCCGTGGATTCTGTTTGCTACCGCATCTGTCAGGATCTTGAAGCGCGTCTAGGTATCGTCCAGGGTAAGGTTTCACCACCTGACTACCGTGACTACTTGGCCGACCTGATAGAGGTCCGTTTTGGTTCCCGATACCGCTTCTGCAAGGAAACCGGCACAGATCCTGGGCACTTGAGCCGCGTCTTCGCGAGCCGATCGGAGTTCTCACTCCATGCGCTCCGGATGATCTTGGAGAAGCTAGATGCCGCCCTCGTGATTGAACCCGCTGAAGACCTGGCCAACCGGGTGAGTCCCGAGCGAGCCGCCAGAGCACTTGCAGCCTTCACACGATAGGGCTGCTCGGTGTGACCTCCTGGCCCCACAGCCCCTGCTGTCGTACCCCGATGGCCGCCACCGCCATGTTCGCCACGCGCCCATCGGGCCGCGCACCCGCACCGCCTTTGCGTCCAGCCACGCGTGCGGGTGCTGACCCCCGCGTCGTCACCAACGTCGCGCTCGCGGTGCTCACCCCGGGGCTGATCCTGGCGGTTCCGATCTTCGACTCGCTGACGGTGGCTTGGCTGCGGATCGCCCACGGCGGGTCGGTCTTCCAGGGCGGGACGGACCACCCCTCCCACCGCCTGGTTGCCCTCGGCCTGTCGGAGCGGCGCGCGGTGCTGCTGCTCTGCGGCCTCAGCGCGCTGTCCGGCATCGCCGGGCTTCTGGCGTGGCAACTGGATGTGCTGCCTTGGGGCAGGCGGCGTCTGTGGCGAGCCTGGTTGCCGTGGCAGGGCTGTTCCTGCTGACCCGGCTCCAGGGGATGTGCCGGCCGACCTGGACGGCCACGACGAGAGGGTCAGGGAGATGTGCAGGCAGGCTGGCGTCCAGGTCAGGAGCATGGGAAGGCTGATAGAGTAGGTCCGCTTCAGGAAGGCCCCGCAAGACCACCCGCGACACCACACGCCCTCCGCGAGATTCGCATCTCCTGCCCGTAACGTTTGCCCGGTAGTCCGCGGGCTGGTCGGCCGATACGTCTTGTAGACAGGCCGGAGCGGGTTCTGAAGCGGCTGGTCGCCGCCATGGCCGAACTGGTGGCGCAGGTATCCCGTCTTACCGGCGAGGTTGGTAGCCTGAAGGGACGGGGTCTTGAGGCCGGCTACCGGGAGGAGGCCCATAGCTGCTTCGTTTGACGGCTGGGAGGTCGTCGCCGCTAGTAGTGGTATCGCGCCTGCAGGAAATCGATTCGGTCCTCACTCACTCGGTACACGATTCGGTGCTCCTGCGTCAGCCGACGCGACCAGACACCGGGCGCCAGGTACTTGAGGGGCTCCGGCCTGCCAATCCCGGCGAACGGATCCCTCGCGATTGCCCTGATGAGGTCAAGCGCGCGCAGCGCCACCTTCCGGTCCGTCTCGACCCAATGGCGGAGATCCTCGATGAACTCGGGGTGGAAAACGGTGTCACGGGCCCTGCGTCCCCTGGACTCCCGGGGGCTACTTCCGCTCAAGCCCCAACTCCTTGCGCAGGGCTTCGACCGTCTGCGGCCTTCCCGTGCGCGCGACGGCGCGCCCAAGCGCTCTCAGCAGCCGCTCGGCGTTCTTCGGTGACCGGAGCAGATGTGCGGTCTCCTGCAGCCCGTCGAGCTCCTCCGCCGCGATGAGCGCCACCTCCGGCTTGCCCCGCCGGGTGATGATCACCGTCTCCCGATCCTCAACGGCACGGCTCATCAGGCTGGCCAGGCGCGCTCGCGCATCCGTATATGTGGTCTGAACTGGCATGGTATCACCTGCGATCCTTGGGCGGGCTATTGTACAGATTCACGTACTGTACAGAGATAGCGTACATGATGTGGTACTTCGCCGTCAAGCGGGCGAATCGAGTCACCTGAACTGTTACCGGGGATCCC
The sequence above is a segment of the Armatimonadota bacterium genome. Coding sequences within it:
- a CDS encoding Txe/YoeB family addiction module toxin; this encodes MSGSSPRESRGRRARDTVFHPEFIEDLRHWVETDRKVALRALDLIRAIARDPFAGIGRPEPLKYLAPGVWSRRLTQEHRIVYRVSEDRIDFLQARYHY
- a CDS encoding type II toxin-antitoxin system prevent-host-death family antitoxin, which codes for MPVQTTYTDARARLASLMSRAVEDRETVIITRRGKPEVALIAAEELDGLQETAHLLRSPKNAERLLRALGRAVARTGRPQTVEALRKELGLERK